A single window of Dendropsophus ebraccatus isolate aDenEbr1 chromosome 5, aDenEbr1.pat, whole genome shotgun sequence DNA harbors:
- the USP35 gene encoding ubiquitin carboxyl-terminal hydrolase 35 isoform X2, which produces MDKILEAVMQSSYPMYVKQSLARRVIEASKQPIDTEQCWSMLELSTKLFFLGESRFARETAREVLEVYGKYHPEEFEEFFNVRFILSLLQEGYGSLGKRHAYILDYIHLGLQFVLDKPSTEEIFRLLRIEVLRIVCERPSLKVCMRVSKLLTSYTQCIPDRNHQLLLCQQLIRCISQFHCHCEGEEGIIQFLDQVNRVSALLQSIWRLQTSLVLPSLKELFTIISLPDEMETPSNALASVVQYIPLQLMEGIVRNVANADSVTDAQMMTSINRMIDWVSWPLGKNIDKWIIALLKGLAAVKKFSILTEVSLSKIQKVFSKLLYPVVREGALSVLRYMLLSFQHSPEAFHLIVPHIPQMVSCLFNENTNSATSCVEQFAELIHCMVFRFSGYPDLYEPVMEAIKLPVPNEDRIKQLLGQNAWTSQKNELAPYYPRLVSKSDTGKIGLINLGNTCYMNSILQALFMASDFRHSVLCLRDSSSQPLMMKLQHLFAFLEHSQRPAISPESFLASSWPPWFTPGVQQDCSEYLKYLLDRLHEEEKTGKRISQTLAQTNCGFQVKKTILGNRTLVEQMFGGRIVTRIRCLKCHSISAREEAFTDLSLAFPPQDDSATKFTKTSVPSSVTVRNTGSKNLEGQDQRSTSSPNHGTWKQKASKDQGKVTTVGISDKNNSEDKDENNCSFAGSQGLASSSSCEAPGLKKCTLTLSDLINHFLCPEMLTEDNKYRCETCASLQDAEKVVELSTGPQYLILTLLRFSFDLKAMRRRKILDNVQIPLILKLPVHINPHRTENVCIESSSRSISANAHQSTTYDLCTVIVHSGLSSESGHYYCYSRDCMDKDGHKPASAGIKKFASDKHLDMEIQWYLFNDTRVSFSSFESVSNVTSFFPKDTAYVLFYRHRPHGQADTGIDLGSLKSHGDVALSKELMEAISKDNIKYLQEQEKEARNRAAYISPLLKSPLWWQDFDKDSDDDASAGSASGGASGSFHGLVF; this is translated from the exons ATGGATAAGATACTAGAAGCTGTCATGCAGTCTTCCTATCCCATGTACGTTAAGCAGAGCTTAGCACGAAGAGTAATTGAAGCTTCCAAGCAGCCTATTGACACTGAGCAGTGCTGGTCCATGTTAGAACTTTCCACCAAGCTGTTCTTTCTTGGCGAATCTCGCTTTGCCAGGGAAACGGCCAGAGAAGTTCTCGAAGTCTACGGCAAGTACCACCCAGAAGAATTTGAAGAATTTTTCAATGTTAGGTTTATACTGAGTCTTCTTCAGGAAGGATATGGCTCTCTAGGAAAGAGACATGCCTATATCTTGGATTACATACATCTCGGCCTACAGTTTGTGTTGGACAAACCTTCCACAGAGGAGATCTTTAGGCTCTTGAGGATCGAAGTCCTCAGAATTGTCTGCGAAAGACCAAGTCTAAAGGTCTGCATGAGGGTCAGCAAGCTCCTGACTTCATACACCCAGTGTATTCCAGATAGGAACCACCAACTTCTGTTGTGCCAGCAGCTAATCAGATGCATCAGCCAGTTCCACTGTCATTGTGAAGGAGAGGAGGGGATCATACAGTTTCTGGACCAAGTGAACAGAGTCAGTGCACTCCTTCAAAGTATCTGGAGGCTTCAGACTTCCCTGGTCCTTCCGTCGCTTAAAGAACTGTTTACTATTATATCTTTACCAG ATGAAATGGAGACACCATCCAATGCTCTGGCCAGCGTGgtgcagtatatacccctacaacTCATGGAGGGCATTGTAAGAAACGTGGCCAATGCAGACAGCGTGACTGATGCCCAGATGATGACCTCCATTAACAG GATGATTGACTGGGTGTCATGGCCTCTCGGCAAGAACATTGACAAGTGGATTATCGCTTTATTAAAGGGGCTCGCCGCTGTGAAGAAGTTCAGCATCCTGACTGAAGTTTCCCTATCGAAAATACAAAAG GTATTCTCAAAGTTATTATACCCCGTTGTTCGAGAGGGGGCGCTGTCTGTGCTCAGGTATATGCTCCTGAGCTTTCAGCACTCACCTGAAGCTTTTCATCTG ATCGTTCCTCACATCCCGCAGATGGTTTCCTGCCTCTTCAATGAGAACACAAATTCAGCCACCAGCTGTGTGGAGCAGTTTGCAGAACTCATCCATTGCATGGTGTTTCGCTTCTCGGGGTATCCTGATCTGTATGAGCCAGTCATGGAAGCAATAAAG TTACCAGTCCCCAATGAAGATCGGATAAAACAACTTCTTGGACAGAATGCGTGGACATCACAGAAGAACGAGCTGGCGCCATATTATCCCAGACTGGTGTCCAAGTCAGACACCGGGAAGATCGGCCTGATAAACCTGGGAAACACGTGTTACATGAATAGCATCCTGCAGGCTTTATTTATGGCTTCTGA TTTCAGGCACTCGGTCCTCTGTTTACGAGACAGCAGCTCCCAGCCCCTGATGATGAAGCTGCAGCATCTCTTTGCCTTCCTAGAGCACAGTCAG CGCCCGGCTATCTCACCTGAAAGTTTCCTGGCGTCATCTTGGCCTCCTTGGTTTACACCAGGTGTGCAGCAAGACTGCTCAGAATATCTAAAATATCTTCTAGATCG GCTTCATGAAGAGGAAAAAACAGGCAAAAGGATATCCCAAACTCTAGCCCAGACCAACTGCGGTTTCCAAGTGAAGAAAACCATCTTGGGCAACAGAACCTTGGTGGAGCAGATGTTTGGTGGCCGTATCGTCACCAGAATTCGGTGCTTGAAGTGCCACAGTATCTCAGCTAGGGAGGAGGCCTTCACTGACTTGTCTCTAGCTTTCCCACCACAAGATGACTCGGCTACCAAGTTTACCAAGACTTCTGTGCCTTCCAGTGTAACAGTTAGAAATACAGGGTCCAAAAATCTTGAAGGCCAAGACCAGCGGTCAACAAGTTCTCCCAACCATGGGACGTGGAAACAGAAAGCTAGCAAGGACCAAGGAAAAGTAACAACTGTCGGGATATCGGATAAAAATAATTCTGAAGACAAAGATGAGAACAATTGTTCTTTTGCTGGAAGTCAAGGCTTGGCCTCTTCTTCATCTTGTGAAGCACCAGGGTTAAAAAAATGCACCCTCACCCTATCGGACTTGATCAACCATTTCTTATGCCCTGAGATGCTGACGGAGGATAATAAATATCGATGTGAAACCTGTGCCTCCTTGCAAGATGCTGAGAAGGTGGTGGAGCTCTCGACAGGTCCACAGTATCTGATCTTGACTTTGCTAAGATTCTCTTTCGACTTGAAAGCCATGAGAAGAAGAAAGATCTTGGACAATGTGCAAATTCCTTTGATCCTCAAATTACCAGTCCACATAAATCCTCATCGGACGGAGAATGTGTGTATAGAAAGTAGCAGTAGATCCATCTCAGCCAACGCCCACCAGTCCACAACCTATGACCTGTGCACCGTCATCGTGCATTCTGGACTGTCCTCAGAAAGTGGACATTATTATTGCTATTCGAGGGACTGCATGGACAAAGATGGTCATAAACCAGCAAGTGCCGGGATTAAAAAGTTTGCCAGTGACAAACATCTAGACATGGAGATCCAGTGGTATCTGTTCAATGACACCCGAGTCTCATTCTCATCCTTTGAATCTGTCAGCAACGTCACTTCCTTCTTCCCCAAGGATACGGCCTATGTTTTATTTTACAGACACCGGCCTCATGGACAGGCGGACACTGGTATAGACTTAGGGTCACTTAAGTCGCATGGAGATGTTGCCCTCAGCAAGGAGCTAATGGAAGCCATCTCGAAAGACAATATCAAGTATCTGCAG GAGCAAGAGAAGGAAGCAAGGAACAGGGCGGCCTACATCTCTCCGCTGCTGAAGTCCCCACTGTGGTGGCAGGATTTTGACAAGGACAGTGATGATGATGCTTCTGCGGGATCAGCTTCTGGGGGGGCTTCTGGCTCCTTTCACGGTCTTGTGTTTTAG
- the USP35 gene encoding ubiquitin carboxyl-terminal hydrolase 35 isoform X1, with product MDKILEAVMQSSYPMYVKQSLARRVIEASKQPIDTEQCWSMLELSTKLFFLGESRFARETAREVLEVYGKYHPEEFEEFFNVRFILSLLQEGYGSLGKRHAYILDYIHLGLQFVLDKPSTEEIFRLLRIEVLRIVCERPSLKVCMRVSKLLTSYTQCIPDRNHQLLLCQQLIRCISQFHCHCEGEEGIIQFLDQVNRVSALLQSIWRLQTSLVLPSLKELFTIISLPDEMETPSNALASVVQYIPLQLMEGIVRNVANADSVTDAQMMTSINRMIDWVSWPLGKNIDKWIIALLKGLAAVKKFSILTEVSLSKIQKVFSKLLYPVVREGALSVLRYMLLSFQHSPEAFHLIVPHIPQMVSCLFNENTNSATSCVEQFAELIHCMVFRFSGYPDLYEPVMEAIKKLPVPNEDRIKQLLGQNAWTSQKNELAPYYPRLVSKSDTGKIGLINLGNTCYMNSILQALFMASDFRHSVLCLRDSSSQPLMMKLQHLFAFLEHSQRPAISPESFLASSWPPWFTPGVQQDCSEYLKYLLDRLHEEEKTGKRISQTLAQTNCGFQVKKTILGNRTLVEQMFGGRIVTRIRCLKCHSISAREEAFTDLSLAFPPQDDSATKFTKTSVPSSVTVRNTGSKNLEGQDQRSTSSPNHGTWKQKASKDQGKVTTVGISDKNNSEDKDENNCSFAGSQGLASSSSCEAPGLKKCTLTLSDLINHFLCPEMLTEDNKYRCETCASLQDAEKVVELSTGPQYLILTLLRFSFDLKAMRRRKILDNVQIPLILKLPVHINPHRTENVCIESSSRSISANAHQSTTYDLCTVIVHSGLSSESGHYYCYSRDCMDKDGHKPASAGIKKFASDKHLDMEIQWYLFNDTRVSFSSFESVSNVTSFFPKDTAYVLFYRHRPHGQADTGIDLGSLKSHGDVALSKELMEAISKDNIKYLQEQEKEARNRAAYISPLLKSPLWWQDFDKDSDDDASAGSASGGASGSFHGLVF from the exons ATGGATAAGATACTAGAAGCTGTCATGCAGTCTTCCTATCCCATGTACGTTAAGCAGAGCTTAGCACGAAGAGTAATTGAAGCTTCCAAGCAGCCTATTGACACTGAGCAGTGCTGGTCCATGTTAGAACTTTCCACCAAGCTGTTCTTTCTTGGCGAATCTCGCTTTGCCAGGGAAACGGCCAGAGAAGTTCTCGAAGTCTACGGCAAGTACCACCCAGAAGAATTTGAAGAATTTTTCAATGTTAGGTTTATACTGAGTCTTCTTCAGGAAGGATATGGCTCTCTAGGAAAGAGACATGCCTATATCTTGGATTACATACATCTCGGCCTACAGTTTGTGTTGGACAAACCTTCCACAGAGGAGATCTTTAGGCTCTTGAGGATCGAAGTCCTCAGAATTGTCTGCGAAAGACCAAGTCTAAAGGTCTGCATGAGGGTCAGCAAGCTCCTGACTTCATACACCCAGTGTATTCCAGATAGGAACCACCAACTTCTGTTGTGCCAGCAGCTAATCAGATGCATCAGCCAGTTCCACTGTCATTGTGAAGGAGAGGAGGGGATCATACAGTTTCTGGACCAAGTGAACAGAGTCAGTGCACTCCTTCAAAGTATCTGGAGGCTTCAGACTTCCCTGGTCCTTCCGTCGCTTAAAGAACTGTTTACTATTATATCTTTACCAG ATGAAATGGAGACACCATCCAATGCTCTGGCCAGCGTGgtgcagtatatacccctacaacTCATGGAGGGCATTGTAAGAAACGTGGCCAATGCAGACAGCGTGACTGATGCCCAGATGATGACCTCCATTAACAG GATGATTGACTGGGTGTCATGGCCTCTCGGCAAGAACATTGACAAGTGGATTATCGCTTTATTAAAGGGGCTCGCCGCTGTGAAGAAGTTCAGCATCCTGACTGAAGTTTCCCTATCGAAAATACAAAAG GTATTCTCAAAGTTATTATACCCCGTTGTTCGAGAGGGGGCGCTGTCTGTGCTCAGGTATATGCTCCTGAGCTTTCAGCACTCACCTGAAGCTTTTCATCTG ATCGTTCCTCACATCCCGCAGATGGTTTCCTGCCTCTTCAATGAGAACACAAATTCAGCCACCAGCTGTGTGGAGCAGTTTGCAGAACTCATCCATTGCATGGTGTTTCGCTTCTCGGGGTATCCTGATCTGTATGAGCCAGTCATGGAAGCAATAAAG AAGTTACCAGTCCCCAATGAAGATCGGATAAAACAACTTCTTGGACAGAATGCGTGGACATCACAGAAGAACGAGCTGGCGCCATATTATCCCAGACTGGTGTCCAAGTCAGACACCGGGAAGATCGGCCTGATAAACCTGGGAAACACGTGTTACATGAATAGCATCCTGCAGGCTTTATTTATGGCTTCTGA TTTCAGGCACTCGGTCCTCTGTTTACGAGACAGCAGCTCCCAGCCCCTGATGATGAAGCTGCAGCATCTCTTTGCCTTCCTAGAGCACAGTCAG CGCCCGGCTATCTCACCTGAAAGTTTCCTGGCGTCATCTTGGCCTCCTTGGTTTACACCAGGTGTGCAGCAAGACTGCTCAGAATATCTAAAATATCTTCTAGATCG GCTTCATGAAGAGGAAAAAACAGGCAAAAGGATATCCCAAACTCTAGCCCAGACCAACTGCGGTTTCCAAGTGAAGAAAACCATCTTGGGCAACAGAACCTTGGTGGAGCAGATGTTTGGTGGCCGTATCGTCACCAGAATTCGGTGCTTGAAGTGCCACAGTATCTCAGCTAGGGAGGAGGCCTTCACTGACTTGTCTCTAGCTTTCCCACCACAAGATGACTCGGCTACCAAGTTTACCAAGACTTCTGTGCCTTCCAGTGTAACAGTTAGAAATACAGGGTCCAAAAATCTTGAAGGCCAAGACCAGCGGTCAACAAGTTCTCCCAACCATGGGACGTGGAAACAGAAAGCTAGCAAGGACCAAGGAAAAGTAACAACTGTCGGGATATCGGATAAAAATAATTCTGAAGACAAAGATGAGAACAATTGTTCTTTTGCTGGAAGTCAAGGCTTGGCCTCTTCTTCATCTTGTGAAGCACCAGGGTTAAAAAAATGCACCCTCACCCTATCGGACTTGATCAACCATTTCTTATGCCCTGAGATGCTGACGGAGGATAATAAATATCGATGTGAAACCTGTGCCTCCTTGCAAGATGCTGAGAAGGTGGTGGAGCTCTCGACAGGTCCACAGTATCTGATCTTGACTTTGCTAAGATTCTCTTTCGACTTGAAAGCCATGAGAAGAAGAAAGATCTTGGACAATGTGCAAATTCCTTTGATCCTCAAATTACCAGTCCACATAAATCCTCATCGGACGGAGAATGTGTGTATAGAAAGTAGCAGTAGATCCATCTCAGCCAACGCCCACCAGTCCACAACCTATGACCTGTGCACCGTCATCGTGCATTCTGGACTGTCCTCAGAAAGTGGACATTATTATTGCTATTCGAGGGACTGCATGGACAAAGATGGTCATAAACCAGCAAGTGCCGGGATTAAAAAGTTTGCCAGTGACAAACATCTAGACATGGAGATCCAGTGGTATCTGTTCAATGACACCCGAGTCTCATTCTCATCCTTTGAATCTGTCAGCAACGTCACTTCCTTCTTCCCCAAGGATACGGCCTATGTTTTATTTTACAGACACCGGCCTCATGGACAGGCGGACACTGGTATAGACTTAGGGTCACTTAAGTCGCATGGAGATGTTGCCCTCAGCAAGGAGCTAATGGAAGCCATCTCGAAAGACAATATCAAGTATCTGCAG GAGCAAGAGAAGGAAGCAAGGAACAGGGCGGCCTACATCTCTCCGCTGCTGAAGTCCCCACTGTGGTGGCAGGATTTTGACAAGGACAGTGATGATGATGCTTCTGCGGGATCAGCTTCTGGGGGGGCTTCTGGCTCCTTTCACGGTCTTGTGTTTTAG